A genome region from Lytechinus pictus isolate F3 Inbred chromosome 16, Lp3.0, whole genome shotgun sequence includes the following:
- the LOC129279235 gene encoding acetylcholinesterase-like, with protein sequence MHLAWSVVVVAIVYTGLNTPTLSAAEGGDRPTVQTTSATIRGERRSIHHRQLGADFQKNVAVFKNIPYAEPPIGDLRYAEPVPKNVEGEFDATGLYKLCPQFKNPLMYDDTEPLEFSEDCLYLDVFVPEPKPKSAAVMVWIHGGGYHFGTKNLERLNAMPLVAVEDVIVVSINYRLGILGFLSTEDGAIPGNLGLLDQRQALLWVKENIAAFGGDPDRVTIFGESAGSGSVNCHLLSSMSRGLFSGAIMQSGAMSLTWTYKTPKANAELTLAFGKAMECETDSSTELLTCLRGKSEEDIKALLDTGTAAMLYLVAPVADGHFLPVDPLQAQEDGMFNPSNVMIGSLGNEGTVFTIPMMFGLEGYDKLSVNKTMFDAYTSQFTRVTDQLILDMISVTYLSGEQLTSDDDELDLSDRMAQFFGDIILLCPTYGAAEQLAAAGIQTYTYYMTHVPTYSIWGRQLTWLKDTHAEDIPYVFGSAFLSKDGEEEREDEDWRMRGRLADDEVVIARRIMKYWANFAKSGNPNHGSNGDQETDSQFPSWPLFTSDTKIYKNISNTMGNLSGTLPNSRECYFVEKLLPKMKDNVDEIARLKSLLDEKVSDDSEMSCEDQGSCPEE encoded by the exons atgcatcTGGCGTGGTCCGTGGTTGTGGTGGCCATAGTTTATACTGGACTCAACACTCCGACTTTATCTGCTGCCGAAGGTGGAGATCGTCCCACTGTTCAAACCACGAGCGCGACCATTAGGGGTGAGAGGCGGAGTATACATCATCGTCAACTGGGCGCTGATTTCCAAAAGAATGTAGCCGTGTTTAAGAACATTCCCTACGCCGAGCCACCGATCGGGGATCTTCGATATGCCGAACCGGTACCGAAGAATGTCGAGGGAGAGTTCGACGCGACAGGCCTCTATAAACTCTGTCCACAGTTTAAGAATCCGTTGATGTATGATGATACCGAGCCTCTAGAGTTCTCCGAGGACTGTCTTTACCTTGATGTATTCGTGCCAGAGCCTAAG CCCAAATCAGCGGCTGTGATGGTATGGATCCACGGTGGAGGTTATCACTTTGGGACTAAGAACTTAGAAAGGCTTAATGCCATGCCCTTGGTGGCTGTCGAAGACGTCATCGTCGTCTCAATCAACTACCGTCTCGGTATTCTCGGATTTCTCTCTACCG AGGATGGTGCAATACCGGGAAACCTCGGACTTCTTGACCAACGACAGGCTCTACTATGGGTGAAGGAAAATATTGCAG CATTTGGTGGAGATCCTGATCGGGTGACTATATTTGGTGAGAGTGCTGGGTCAGGGAGTGTAAACTGTCATCTTCTGTCCTCGATGAGTCGTGGTCTATTCTCAGGTGCAATCATGCAG AGTGGGGCCATGTCACTAACATGGACATACAAAACACCGAAAGCGAATGCTGAACTAACACTCGCGTTTGGAAAAGCAATGGAATGCGAAACTGACAGTTCCACAGAGCTACTCACTTGTCTCAGAGGAAAATCAGAAGAAGATATAAAAGCATTGCTCGAT ACCGGTACAGCCGCAATGCTCTACCTTGTAGCTCCCGTCGCTGATGGCCACTTTCTTCCTGTAGACCCCCTCCAAGCCCAGGAGGACGGAATGTTCAACCCGTCTAATGTGATGATCGGTAGTCTAGGGAACGAAGGCACTGTCTTCACCATCCCAATGATGTTTGGTTTGGAAGGATACGACAAGCTCTCAGTGAACAAGACGATGTTTGATGCTTACACTTCCCAGTTTACCCGGGTGACAGACCAGTTGATATTGGATATGATCAGTGTCACTTACTTGTCAGGAGAGCAG CTAACATCGGATGACGACGAATTGGACCTCTCGGACAGGATGGCTCAGTTCTTCGGAGATATCATCCTTCTTTGCCCTACCTACGGCGCCGCCGAGCAGCTAGCTGCCGCTGGGATACAGACCTATACGTACTACATGACACACGTGCCAACTTATTCGATCTGGGGTAGGCAACTTACTTGGCTAAAGGACACGCATGCTGAAGATATCCCTTATGTGTTCGGTTCGGCTTTTCTCTCCAAAGACGGTGAAGAAGAGCGGGAGGATGAGGACTGGCGGATGCGGGGCCGTCTCGCCGATGATGAAGTGGTGATCGCAAGAAGAATCATGAAATATTGGGCTAACTTTGCCAAGTCAGG AAATCCTAACCACGGGTCCAATGGAGATCAAGAAACTGACAGCCAGTTCCCATCCTGGCctttgttcacaagtgacaccAAAATCTACAAGAATATCTCTAATACCATGGGCAATCTATCTGGGACTTTGCCCAACTCCAGAGAATGTTACTTTGTTGAGAAGCTGCTCCCAAAGATGAAAGACAATGTAG ATGAGATTGCGCGCCTGAAATCTCTCTTGGACGAGAAAGTCAGTGATGATAGTGAGATGAGCTGCGAAGATCAAGGCTCCTGTCCTGAAGAATAA